The segment TCGGCGGCCGCAAGGCCAGGGCGCGGATGAAGCGCCGCCAGTACGACATCCTGTCGAGGGATTGAGGGAGTTCCCCCTCCCTTTCAAGGGAGGGGGTCAGGGGGTGGGTGCGAGCGCAGCGAGCATGCTCGATCGTCGCGCGGAACTCCGTAGAGGGGGCATCGAGCCCCTCTACTCCGTACCCCACCCTCCCCTGAAGGGGAGGGAAAGACCTTTTAGGCTTCCGGCGTCTTCGCGACGCCGACCAGGGCCGGGCGCAGCAGCCGGTCCTTGATCATGTAGCCGGCCTGCATCTCCTGGATCACCGTGCCGGGCTCGGCGTCGGCGCTGGGCAGCTCGACCATCGCCTGGTGGCGATTCGGGTCGAGCTTGGCGCCGAGCGCCTCGATCTTGCTGATGCCGTTGCGCTGGAACACGTTCTCCAGCTCCTTGGCGGTCATCTCGATGCCGGTCAGCAGCGAACCGATCCGGTCGTCCTCGCGCAGCTCGGCGGGAATCGCGGCCAGCGCGCGGCCGAGATTGTCGGCGACCGACAGCATGTCGCGCGCGAAGCCGGTCGCGGCATAGGCCGAGGCGTCGGCCTTTTCCTTCTCCAGCCGGCGGCGGACGTTCTGGGTCTCCGCCTGGGCGTACAGCACCTCGTTGCGCAGCTTCTCCAGTTCGCCTTCGAGCTTGGCGAACGGGCTCTCGACCTCGGCCTCGGCCGACGGTTCGGTCTCGGGGGTCTCGACTTCGTTCTCGCCGATATTCTCTTCGCTCATGCCTTCTTCCGGTAGCTTCGCGGATCGATCCGCATCTGTTTCGCGGGCTGATATAGTCAAACGCGGCCGAACGACCAGAGGTTCGGTATTTTTTGCATCATAAAGGATCAGGCTCTAGGGCAACGCCATGTCGATCCTCGACGCGCATCGCGAAGCCCTCGTCCGGATCGCCCGGCGCTCCCGCACCCGCAGCCTGATCCCGCGTGCGGGGCACGACTTCGCCTCGAACGACTATCTCGGGCTGTCGCGATCGGCCGAGCTGCGCGCCGCCGTCGCCGCCGCGCTCGACCGGGGCGTGGCGATCGGCGCGGGTGGGTCGCGGCTGCTGCGCGGCAACGATCCCGAGCATGAGGCGCTGGAGGCCGAGGCAGCCGCCTTCTTCGGCAGCGAGGCGAGCCTGTTCTTCTCCTCGGGCTTTGCGGCGAACAGCGCGATCTTCTCCACCCTGCCCGGCGGGCGCGACCTGATCGTCCATGATTCGCTGATCCACGCCAGCGCGCATGAGGGGATGCGGCTCGGCCGCGCGGCGACGGTCGCGGCCGCGCACAACGACGTCGACGCCTTCGCCGACGCGATCGCCCGCTGGCGCGCGGAGGGCAACAAGGGCCGCGCCTGGATCGCGGTCGAGAGCCTGTACAGCATGGACGGGGACAAGGCGCCGCTCGCCGAGCTGGCGGCGCTCGCCGATCGCGAGCAGGCCTTCCTGCTGATCGACGACGCCCATGCCGTCGGCGTCTTCGGCCGCGACGGCCGGGGCCTCGCCGACGGCCTCGACGGGCGCGAGAACGTCGTCGTGCTGCGGACCTGCGGCAAGGCGCTGGGCTGCGAGGGGGCGCTGGTCTGCTGCCCCCGCGTCATCGCCGACCTGTTGGTCAACAAGGGGCGCGGCTTCATCTTCTCGACCGCGCCCTCGCCGCTCGCCGCCGCCGCCGTCCGCGCCAGCCTCGACCTCGTCCGCGCCCAGCCCGAGCGGCGCGATCAGCTCGCCCGGCTCGTCGCCTTCGCCGGCGGGCGGCTGCCGCCGAGCGGCTCGCAGATCGTCCCCGTCATCCTCGGCGACGACGCCCGGACGATGGCGGTCGCCGCCGGTCTCCAACGGCGCGGCTTCGACGTGCGCGGCATCCGGCCGCCGACCGTGCCGACCGGCACCGCGCGGCTACGTATCTCGCTGACCCTCAACGTCGACGAGGCCGCGGTCGCCTCACTCGCCGACGCCGTCACGGAGCTGACCGCATGACCCGCGCGATCGTCGTCACCGCCACCGACACCGACGTCGGCAAGACCGTCTTCTCGGCCGGGCTCGCCGGCCTGCTCGACGGCTGCTACTGGAAGCCGGTGCAGGCCGGGCTGGCCGACGGCACCGACAGCGACACGGTGCGTCGCCTGTCGGGCCTCCCCGACGACCGTATCCTGCCCGAGGCCTATCGCCTCGAAACCCCCGCCTCGCCGCACCATGCCGCCGCGATCGACAATGTCGTGATCGATCCCGCGCTGCTGGCGCCGCCGCCCTGCGACCGGCGGCTGGTGATCGAGGGCGCGGGCGGGCTGTTGGTGCCACTGGCGGGCGGGCTGCTGTTCGCCGACATCTTCGCGGGCTGGCGGTTCGAGACGGTGGTGGTGGCGCGGACCGCGCTCGGCACGATCAACCACAGCCTGCTGACGATCGAGGCGCTGCGCGCGCGCGATATCCCGATCCTCGGCATCGCCTTCATCGGCGATCCGCAGGAGGAGAGCGAGCGGACGATCGCGGCGATCGGCGGGGTGCGGCGGCTGGGCCGCCTCCCCCGGCTCGACCCGCTCGACGCCGGCACGCTCGCCGCCGCCTTCGCCGCCGCCTTCTCGCCCGAGGATTTCGCCCCATGAGCTCGCCCGTCTGGCACCCCTTCACCCAGCACGGCCTGGGCGAGGACATCCCGCTGATCGAGCGGGCGGAGGGCGCCGGGCTCCACGCCGCCGACGGCCGCCGTTATGTCGACGCGATCTCGTCCTGGTGGGTGACGACCCACGGCCATTGCAACCCCAGGATCATGGCCGCGATCCGCGCCCAGACCGAGAAGCTCGACCAGCTGATCTTCGCCGGCTGGACCCACGGGCCTGCCGAGACGCTGGCGCGCGCGCTGGTCGACATCACCCCCGCCGGGCTCGACCATGTCTTCTTCTCCGACAGCGGATCGACCAGCGTCGAGGTCGCGCTGAAGATGGCGCTGGGCACCTGGCTCAACTGGGGCGAGCCGCGCCACCGCATCGTCGTGATGGAGCACAGCTATCATGGCGACACGATCGGCGCGATGTCGGTCGGCGAGCGCGGGGTCTACAACCGCGCCTACCAGCCGCTGCTGTTCGACGTCGACACCCTCCCCTTCCCCGTCGGCGACGGCGACCGGACGATCGCCGCGCTCGAGGCGATCTGCGCGCAGGGCACGCCGCCCGCCGCGCTGATCGTCGAGCCGCTGATCCTCGGCGCCGGAGGGATGCTGATCTATCCGCCGCATGTGCTGAAGGCGCTGCGCGACATCTGCGCGCGCGAGGGCGTGCTGTTCATCGCCGACGAGGTGATGACCGGCTGGGGCCGCACCGGCATGTTGTTCGCCTGCCAGCAGGCCGGGGTGAAGCCCGACCTGATGTGCCTCTCCAAGGGGCTGACCGGCGGCGCGATCCCGCTGGCGGCGACGCTCGCGACCCGCGAGATCTTCGACGCGCACCTGTCCCAGGACCGCGCGCGGATGTTCTTCCATTCGTCGAGCTACACCGCCAACCCGATCGCCTGCGCCGCCGCCAACGCCAATATCGCGATCTGGCAGGAGGAGCCGGTGCTCGACCGGATCGGCGCGCTCGTCCACCGCCAGGCGCGGCGGCTCGACCGGCTCGACCACCCGCTGATCGTCGGCAAGCGCCAGCTCGGCACGATCACGGCGATGGAGTTCGTCGATCCCTATGGCGACTATCTGTCGGCGATGGCGCCGATGCTCGGCCGCTTCTTCCGCGACAACGGCCTGCTGCTGCGGCCGATGGGCAACACCGTCTATGTGATGCCGCCTTATTGTATAGACGATAAGGACCTCGACGCGATCTACGACGCGATCCTGGCGGCGGCGCTGAAGATGGCGGCGTGAAGAAGCAGATCGTCGCCGCCATCCTGCTGCTCGTCCTGCTGCTGCCGATGTTCGCGGGGATCAGCCGGATCAAGCGCCTGCCGCGCGCGCCGAAGAAGGAGGACGAAGGCCCGAAGGACGACGGCGCCTGAGCGGCAACCTTTCGTTAACCATGATCAGCGACAATTAAGGGATGTTAACGGGACCCTTCTCATGAGCCTGCCGGGCTTCGGCCGCGTCGAGCGCGAGGCCGGCGTGCGCGGGGCGATCGGCCGCGCGGCGCAGCGGGTCGGGGTCGACTTCACCTATCTGCTCAACCAGGCGCGCTCGGAGAGCGGGCTCGACCCGAACGCGCAGGCGCGGTCGAGCTCGGCGGGCGGGCTGTTCCAGTTCATCGACCAGAGCTGGCTCGGCGCGGTCAAGATGTACGGCGCGAAGCACGGCCTCGGCTGGGCCGCCGACGCGATCAGCCGGCGCGGCGACGGCGGCTGGAAGGTCGACGGCGCGGTGCGCGACCAGGTGATGGCGCTGAAGAACGATCCGGAGGCCTCCTCGCTGATGGCCGCCGAGTTCGCGAGCGACAATGCCGACGGGCTGAAGGCCTCGCTCGGCCGCCAGCCGCGCTCGGCCGATCTCTATTTCGCCCATTTCCTGGGCCTCGAAGGCGCGACCCGCTTCCTCAAGGCCGCCGACGCGCGGCCCGACGCCAGCGCCGCCGCGCTGTTCCCGCGCGAGGCCCGCGCCAATCGCTCGATCTTCTACGACGGCGGCGGCAATGCCCGATCGCTGTCGCAGGTCTATGCGCTGATGGCGAAGAAGATCGACGACAATGGCGCGCCGCTGAACGGCGCTCCCGCCAATCCCGGCGACGCCTTCGGCGCCGACACGCTCCGCCTCGCTTATGCGAAGGAGGTGTTCGAGGGCGACGGTACCGCGACCCCCGACACCGGCGAGATGCTGGCGATGATCGGCAACCAGCGGCTCAACCTGCTCAAGCCCAATCCCGCCAATGCGAGGCTCGCCTATATGATGCTCGCCTCGGACGGCAACGGCAGCATCACCGACACCAGCCTCGACGCCTGATTCCCGTCGCCCGTGCTCGTCATCCTGGCAAAAGCCGGAATGACGATTTACGGAGCGCCGTTCTGTTTCCCCGCCTTGCGCGCGGCGATCTGCGCCAGCCCGGCGGCGGGCATGGCGGTCGGGTCGCTGGCGCCGCCGCCCGCCATCAGGTCGACCGGCCCCGCCTCGGCGGGAGCATCGGCCGCCGACCAGGCGAGGGTGATCGACATGCGGCGGTTGCGGGGATCATAGGGATCGCCCGCGACATAGGGCTCGCGGTCGGCGACGCCCTCGATCCGCGCGAAGCGGGTGTTGGCGACGCCGAAGTCTGAGAGGGCGCGACGGGTCGCCTCGGCCCGCGCGGCCGACAGCGTCCAGTTGTTGACGGTGCGGCCCTTCGAATAGGGCATCGCATCGGTGTGCCCGCGCACGATCACCGAATTGTCGGCGAAGTTGGTCACCTCGGCGACCTGCTTCATCAGCGCGCGCGCCTCGGACGACAGCTCGTCGGTGCCCGAGCGGAACATCGCGAAGTCGGCCTGGTCGACCAGGTCGATGCGCAGCCCCTCGCGCGTCTCCACCATCCGCACATTGCTCATCATCTTCGCGAGCCTGGGGTCGGCCGCCATCTTCGCCTGGAGCAGCAGCTTGAGCTTCTGGAAGGCGACGCGGTCGCGCGACTTCGCCGATCCGGCGCCGTCCTTCTCGCCCCCCGACGCATCCTTGGGGATGCTGATCGACTTCGATCCGGTCTGCGCCGCGCGGTGCGGGTAATTGTCCTTGTCGACCACCGACTCGCCGCCGAAGATGCCGTTGGAGCCGGCGCTCTTCTCCTTGAACTGGACCATCGTCGGCGTGAAATAGTCGGCGATGCCCTTGCGCTGCTTCTCGTTGGTCGCGCCGAGGATCCACATCAGCAGGAAGAAGGCCATCATCGCCGTCACGAAGTCGGCATAGGCCACCTTCCAGGCGCCGCCATGATGGCCGCCATGGCCTTCCGCGACGATCTTCTTGATGATGATCGGGCGGGGTTCGGGCTCGTTCCTGCCGCGCTTCGTGGGCGATTGCGCCATGGTGGAAGCGTTCCTCTATGCGCCGGGGGGCTCAGCGGCCGCGCATGCCGTCGAACACGTCGGCGAAGGCGGGCTGGTTGACATGGGTGATGCCCGAGCGGGCGGCCTCGATCACCAGCGGCAGCGGGTGGCCGTGCAGCGAGGCGATGATGATCTGCTTGACCACGCCATAGATGGCGCCGTCGGCCTCGATCACCTGGCGGCAGCGGCCGGCGAAGGGGCCGACGATGCCATAAGCGAGCAACACGCCGAGGAAGGTGCCGACCAGCGCCGAACCGATCATCGCGCCGAGGATCGCCGGCGGCTTGTCGATCGAGCCCATCGTCTTCACCACGCCGAGCACGGCCGCGACGATGCCGAGCGCGGGCAGCGAGTCGGCGAGGTTCTGCATCGCGTCGGCGGGCTTGATCTCGTCATGGTGGTGCGTCTTCAGCGCATTGTCCATGACGTCCTCGACCGCCATCGGATCGAGCGTGCCCGAGGAGATGACCACCAGACGCAGCGTGTCGGTGATCATGTGGATCAGCGTGTCGTCCTTGAGCAGCTTGGGATATTCGGCGAACAGCGTCGATCCCTTGGGGTCCTCGATATGCGGTTCGAGCGCGACGGGCCCCTCGGTGCGCAGCTTCTTCATCAGCGTCGAGACGAGGAAGATGACGTCGAGATAGTCCTTCTTGCCATATTTCGGTCCCTTGAAGACCTTGGCGAAGCCGCCGCCGAGCGCCTTGAGCTCCTTCATCGAATTGCCGGCCACGACCGCGCCGAGCGCGGCGCCGCCGATGATCAGCATTTCGTGCGGGATGGCATGCAGCACGGGCTCCAGGTCGCCGCCGGTGAAGGCGAATCCCCCGAACACCATGGCGAAGAGAATGACCAGGCCGATGCCAGCAAACATGAACGCTTACTCCCAGGAATTCCGTCGGGTCCGGGCCCGGTCGCCGGTCCGTCCCCCATCACCGTTAACGGCACGAAAAGCAGATGCTTTATCCATGCCGCGAGCCCGCCTAGCGCAGGAAATCGAATAAAGTGTTGCTGTTGACCTTGGCGAAGGCGGCCTGCGCGGCCTGCAGCGTCAGGGTCTTGGCGTTGAGCTTCATGATCGCCGCCGCGACGTCGGTGTCCTCGAGCGAGCTGCGCTCCTCGGAGAGTTGGGTCGAGACGCCTTCGAGCGTGTCGGCCGCGACGTCGAGCTGCTGGGCGCGGACGCCTTGGGCGGCGCGCTGATCGGTGACGCGCTGGACCGCCACGTCGATGTCCGACAGCGCGACGTCGGCAGCGGCGCGGCGCGCGGTGGCGTCGTCGGTCGAGATCGCGTCGATCGCGGTCCCGATCGCATCGTCGAGGCTGCCGGTGCCATGGGTATAGGCGAGGCCGTCGAACACGGTCGACCGCTGCGCGGTCGCCGCCAGCCGCACCGTCGACGACACCGATATCTGGAGCGGGGCGTCGGTCGGGAACAGCGCCTGGCCGGTCGGCGTGCTCGTGGTGGCGATGTTGCTGAGCGCGGTGCGCAGCGATTGCAGTTCCTGCACCATCGCCGCGCGATCGGCGGCCGATGCCGAATCCGACCGCCCGGCCAGCGTCAGTTCCTTCACGCGATTGAAGATGTCGGCCATGTTGCCCATCTGCGTGTCGACCTGCGCGGCGACCGACTGCGCAGTCTGGATGTTGCGCGACCAGGTGACCTGGTCGGCCTGCACGCGGCGCAGCTCGGCGATGCGGGCGGCCGAGATCGGATCGTCGGACGCCGTCTGCACCTTCTTGCCGGTCGATATCTCGGTCTGGGTGCGGGCAATCTCCTCGCCGAGCTTCGCCTGGCGGTTGATTTGCGCAATGGCGCTGTAGCGGGTCGCGGAGATCACCGGTCAATCCTTCTAGTTGAACAGGCCCAGGATTTCCTGGAGGGTTTCGCGGGCGACCTGGATGATCCGGGCCGAGCCGCTATAGGCCTGCTGGAAACGCAGGAGCTGCGCCGCCTCGACATCGAGATCGACGCCCGTGACCTCGTCGAGCTGCTGGTAGGCGCCATCGCGCTGGGTGGCGGTCGCCGTCTTCTCCGCCTTGGCCGCCGACACGCTCTGCGCATGCGCCGAGACGAGCTGCGACCATTGCGCTTCCGGCCCGGTGGAATTGCGATAGTCCTTCAGCGCCAGCGCATTGCCGTTGGCGACGCCGCCCTTCGCGGCGGCGATCTTCGACAGGTCGCTGGTGGTGACCTCCAGCGTATCCGCCGTCGTGCCGGTGATCAGCGCCGCGCCGGGATCGCCGTTGCGATCGACGCCCGCGCTGTTCCAGTCGTTGATCACCTGCGCGAAGCGGCCGGCGATCGCATCGAGCGAGTCGCGGCGCGAGGCGATGATGTTGGCCGCGTCGGCGAGCCCGGCGAGCGAGCCCGATTGCGGGTTCATCGCCATTTCGCTGCCGAAGCCCGAGGCGATCAGCGAGAAGCGGCCGCTGTCCGATGCGACAAGCCCGACATAGCCGGCATTGGTGCTGGCGGCGTCGACCAGGGTGACGGTGCTGTCGCCGAGCAGCTTGACCGTGGCGCGGCCGTCATCTTCCAGCTTCACGTCGATGCCGACCGCGTTGGAGATGCTCTGCAGCACTTGGTCGCGCTGGTCCTGGAGCAACGCCTGGCCCGACGAGCCCGCACCGGCGCGGCGGAGCGCCGAATTGATCTGCACCAGCGTGCGCAGGTCGTCGTTGAGCTTGGCGACGGCGTTCTGCGCCTCGGTCGAGACGCCGTCGGCCGCCGAGCGCAGCGCGGTCGAGGTGGTCTTGAACTGGTTCACCGCATTGCCGAGCGCGGTCAGCAGGGTCAGGCGGTTGGTGTCGCTGCTGACATCGGCGCTCATCGCCTCGGCGGCGGTGAACACGCTCGACATCTTCACGCCCAGGCCGACGTCGGAATCGTCGAGCGCGGCCTCGGCGGTGTCGAGCCAGGTCGCCTTGGCGTCGGCGCGCGCCGCCTCCGAATTGGCGAAGCGCGCATAGGTGCTGCGATAATTGTCGAAGATGCGCTGGACGCTGCCCGCCTCGACGCCGCCGAACACCGCCGAGGAGCGGTAGATATAGCTGTTCGCCGCGGAGACGGCCGACTCGTTGAGCACCACCTTGCGGCGGCTGTAGCCCTCGGTCTCCGCGTTCGAGACGTTCTCGCCGACCGTGGCCAGCGCCGTCCGATAGGCGACGACGCCCGAGCGGCCGATCTGGAGGAGGTCGCTCATCCGCTCGCCCCGTCGGCCTTGGCGGCGTCGGCGGTCGCGGCGGCGTCGGTCGATCCGGTCGATCCGGTCGTGGCGGCGGGCTTCGCCACGCGCGCCTGGAACTGGCGGACGAGCAGGTCGGCGATGCCGATCGCGCCCTTGTTCGCGAGCTGGTCGGCGAGGTTCGAGTCCTGCATGTCGCGGAACTGGTCGGTCGCGTCGCTGCCGAACAGATCGTCGTCGCACAGCTTCGCGTCGCGGGTCGACTTGAGCATCTGGCGGGTGAAGATCGCCTCGAACTGCTTCGCGGCGGCCTTGAGCTGGTCGAGCCCGCTCGCCTTGGGATCGGCGAGCGCGCCGACCTTCGCGGAAACATTGCCGATCATAGCACCACCAGCTCCGCCTTCATCGCGCCCGCCTGCTTGAGCGCCTCGAGGATCGCGACCAGATCGGCCGGCGAGGCGCCGATCGCGTTGACCGCCTTGACGATGTCGGCCAGCGACGCGCCGGGGTTGAACTCGAACATCGGCCGGGCCTCCTGCTCGACGTTGATCGCGCTCGACTGCTGGACGGCGGTCTGCCCGCGCGAGAAAGGCTGCGGCTGGATGATCTGCGGCTTCTCGTCGACCTGGACGGTCATCTTGCCATGGGTGACGGCGACCGGTGCGATCCGCACCGCGCCGTTGATCACGACGGTGCCGGTGCGCGCGTTGACGACGACCCGCGCGGGGGCTTCGGCCGTGTCGACCTCCAGATTCTCGATCCGGCTCATCAGCGCGGTGCGGACCTCGGCGCCCTGCGGCGCGTCGATGGTGATGGTGGTGGCGTCGATCGAGCGGGCGATCGGCTGGCCGAGCCGGCCGTTGATCGCGGCGGCGACGCGCTGCGAGGTGGTGAGGTCGCCCTCCGAAAGGTCGAAGCGGAGCTGCGGCGTCGTCGCGAAGCCGGCGTCGACGCTGCGCTCGACCGTCGCCCCGCCGGGGATGCGGCCGGCGGTCGGCACGTTGATCGTCAGCTTGGAGCCGTCGGCGGCGTCGATGCCGAGACCGCCGACCGCGAGATTGCCCTGCGCCATCGCGTAGATCTGACCGTCGGCGCCCATCAGCGGCGCCATGATCAGCGTGCCGCCGCGCAGCGACTTGGCCTTGCCCAGCGCCGATATGGTGATGTCGAGCCGCTGGCCGGGCTTGGCGAAGGCGGGCAGCTCGGCGGTGATCATCACCGCCGCCGCGTTCTTGAGCGCCGGGTTGACGCCGGCCGGAAGCTGCAGGCCGAAGCGCGAGGCGACGCCCTTCATGCCGAGGGTCGAATAATCGAGGCTGTCGTCACCGGTCCCCGCCAGGCCGACGACGATGCCGTAGCCGGTGAGCTGGTTCGCGCGCAGGCCCGCGAAGCTGCCGATGTCCTTGATCCGTTCGGCATGGCCCGCCCCCGCGAGGGCGAGGCCGGAGAAGCAGAACAGGGCGGTGATCAGGGCGCGGAACATGAACGGCCAATCCTCGAAATTCTTAATCAGAATGGACTCAAGATGGAAAAGAAACGGTTAAGCCATCCCTGCCGCGAGCCGCGGGCGATCTCGCCCTTGCCCGAATAGGTGATGCGGGCGTCGGCGACGCGGGTCGACGGAACCCGGTTGTCCGGGCCGATGTCGGCGGCGCGGATCAGGCCGGTGATCGCGATATTCTCGTCGCCGCGGTTGAGCGTCAGTAGCTTCTCCCCGCGCACCAGCATCGTCCCGTTCGGATAGACCCGGACGATCGAGACGCTGATCTCGCCGTTGAGCTGGTTCGACTGGGCGGCGGCGCCCTTGCCGGTGAAGGTGCTGCCCCCGCTCGCGCCGACGTCGGTCGGCTTGAACAGCGACAGCGGGCCGGTGGTCGGCGGGGTCAGGCCCAGTTCGCCCGATCGATCGGTCGACGCGCTGTTCGACTTGGCCGCCTGGGTCCGCTCGACCAGCGTGATCGTGACGATGTCGCCGATCATCGCGGCGCGCGCGCCGTTGGTCAGCGCCGAATAGCCGTTGGCGGCCTGGTAGATCGCGCCGTTCGCCTGCGACGGCAGCGGCTCCGCCGCGAACACCGGCGAATAGTCGATGGCGCGGGCGCGCTTGGCGGCCAGCGCCGGATCGGCGGCGGCACCGAGCGACAGCGCCGCGAACGCGCCGAGCAGGACGGCCTTAGAGGTTCTGGTTGACATATTGCAGCATCTGGTCGGTCGAGGAGATCATCTTGCTGTTCACCTCATAGGCGCGCTGCGTCTCGATCATGTCGACCAGCTCCTCGACGATGTTGACGTTCGAGGATTCGAGCGACGACTGCTGGATCGTGCCGCGCCCGTCGATGCCGCCGGGGCCGGTCTGCGGCTGGCCCGAGGCGGGGGTCTCGGTCAGGATGTTGTTGCCCTCGGCCTGAAGCCCCGCCGGGTTGGAGAAGCGCGCCAGCTCGATCTTGCCCAGCTCGGTCGAGGTCGTCTCGCCGGCCTGGGTCGCGCTGACCGTGCCGTCGGCGGCGATCGTCAGGTTGGTCGTGTTCTCGGGGATCTGGATCTGCGGCTGGAGATGATAGCCGTCGGCGGTGACGATCGTGCCGTCGTCCGAACGGTTGAAATTGCCGTCGCGGGTATAGCCGGTCCGGCCGTCGGGCAGCAGCACCTGGAAATAGCCGTCGCCCTGGATCGCCATGTCGAGCGGGTTGCCGGTCTCCTGCAGCGCGCCCTGGGTCTGGATCTTGGCGGTGCCGTTGATCTGGACGCCGGTGCCGAGATTGGTGCCGGTCGCGAATTTGGTCGAATCCGACGAGGCGGCGCCCGGCGCCGTCATCGCCTGATAGGCGAGCGTCTCGAAGCTGGCGCGGTCGCGCTTGAAGCCGGTGGTGTTCACGTTCGCCAGGTTGTTGGCGATCACCTGCATGCGCATGTTCTGGGCATCGAGGCCCGTGCGCGCGACGTGCAGTGCTGCGTTGCTCATGGCAAGCTACTCCTCTGAACTTTAATCGAACCGCATGAGATCGGCCGACGCCTTGTCGATGTCCTGGGCCGAACTCATCATCTTGACCTGCATGTCCCAGTCCCGGCTCGCCTCGATCATGTCGATCAGCGTGGTCGAGACGTTGACGTTCGATCCCTCGATCGCGCCCTGCCGGACCGCCGCCTGGGGATCGGCGCCGAGCGTGCCGCCGCTCTGCGGGCGGAACAGGCCGTCGAGCCCCTTGGCGACCGCGCTGCCGTTGGTCGATACCAGCTTGAGCCGGTCGACCATCTGCATCTGGGTCGGATCGCCGCCCTGCGGCACGATCGAGATCGTGCCGTCGCCGGCGATCACCAGCCTGTCATAGGGCGGCAGGGTGATCGGTCCGCCATCGCCGAGGACGGGCATCCCGTCGCCGGTGGTCAGCAGCCCGCTGTCGCCGATCTGGAGATCGCCGCGGCGGGTATAGGCCTCGTCGCCCTCGCGGCTCTGCACCGCGAGCAGCGTGTCCTTGCCCTGCAACGCGACGTCGAGGTCCCGGCCGGTCTCGTTGATCGTGCCTTCGCTCATGTCGGCCGAGGTGACCTCGCCCGAATTGGTCGCGCGGCTGTCGAACCCGTCGCCCTTGAGCCACAGCGCCGTGCTCGAGCTCATCTCGCCGCGGAAGCCCACGGTGTTGGCGTTGGCGAGGTTGTTGGCGGTCATCG is part of the Rhizorhabdus wittichii RW1 genome and harbors:
- a CDS encoding flagellar hook-associated protein FlgK (TIGRFAM: flagellar hook-associated protein FlgK~PFAM: protein of unknown function DUF1078 domain protein), translated to MSDLLQIGRSGVVAYRTALATVGENVSNAETEGYSRRKVVLNESAVSAANSYIYRSSAVFGGVEAGSVQRIFDNYRSTYARFANSEAARADAKATWLDTAEAALDDSDVGLGVKMSSVFTAAEAMSADVSSDTNRLTLLTALGNAVNQFKTTSTALRSAADGVSTEAQNAVAKLNDDLRTLVQINSALRRAGAGSSGQALLQDQRDQVLQSISNAVGIDVKLEDDGRATVKLLGDSTVTLVDAASTNAGYVGLVASDSGRFSLIASGFGSEMAMNPQSGSLAGLADAANIIASRRDSLDAIAGRFAQVINDWNSAGVDRNGDPGAALITGTTADTLEVTTSDLSKIAAAKGGVANGNALALKDYRNSTGPEAQWSQLVSAHAQSVSAAKAEKTATATQRDGAYQQLDEVTGVDLDVEAAQLLRFQQAYSGSARIIQVARETLQEILGLFN
- a CDS encoding Rod binding-like protein, which translates into the protein MIGNVSAKVGALADPKASGLDQLKAAAKQFEAIFTRQMLKSTRDAKLCDDDLFGSDATDQFRDMQDSNLADQLANKGAIGIADLLVRQFQARVAKPAATTGSTGSTDAAATADAAKADGASG
- a CDS encoding flagellar P-ring protein (PFAM: flagellar P-ring protein); the encoded protein is MFRALITALFCFSGLALAGAGHAERIKDIGSFAGLRANQLTGYGIVVGLAGTGDDSLDYSTLGMKGVASRFGLQLPAGVNPALKNAAAVMITAELPAFAKPGQRLDITISALGKAKSLRGGTLIMAPLMGADGQIYAMAQGNLAVGGLGIDAADGSKLTINVPTAGRIPGGATVERSVDAGFATTPQLRFDLSEGDLTTSQRVAAAINGRLGQPIARSIDATTITIDAPQGAEVRTALMSRIENLEVDTAEAPARVVVNARTGTVVINGAVRIAPVAVTHGKMTVQVDEKPQIIQPQPFSRGQTAVQQSSAINVEQEARPMFEFNPGASLADIVKAVNAIGASPADLVAILEALKQAGAMKAELVVL
- a CDS encoding flagellar L-ring protein (PFAM: flagellar L-ring protein), which codes for MSTRTSKAVLLGAFAALSLGAAADPALAAKRARAIDYSPVFAAEPLPSQANGAIYQAANGYSALTNGARAAMIGDIVTITLVERTQAAKSNSASTDRSGELGLTPPTTGPLSLFKPTDVGASGGSTFTGKGAAAQSNQLNGEISVSIVRVYPNGTMLVRGEKLLTLNRGDENIAITGLIRAADIGPDNRVPSTRVADARITYSGKGEIARGSRQGWLNRFFSILSPF
- a CDS encoding flagellar basal-body rod protein FlgG (TIGRFAM: flagellar basal-body rod protein FlgG~PFAM: flagellar basal body rod protein; protein of unknown function DUF1078 domain protein) → MSNAALHVARTGLDAQNMRMQVIANNLANVNTTGFKRDRASFETLAYQAMTAPGAASSDSTKFATGTNLGTGVQINGTAKIQTQGALQETGNPLDMAIQGDGYFQVLLPDGRTGYTRDGNFNRSDDGTIVTADGYHLQPQIQIPENTTNLTIAADGTVSATQAGETTSTELGKIELARFSNPAGLQAEGNNILTETPASGQPQTGPGGIDGRGTIQQSSLESSNVNIVEELVDMIETQRAYEVNSKMISSTDQMLQYVNQNL
- a CDS encoding flagellar basal-body rod protein FlgF (TIGRFAM: flagellar basal-body rod protein FlgF~PFAM: flagellar basal body rod protein), with the translated sequence MDKLIYSSLSAMRSAMARQTMTANNLANANTVGFRGEMSSSTALWLKGDGFDSRATNSGEVTSADMSEGTINETGRDLDVALQGKDTLLAVQSREGDEAYTRRGDLQIGDSGLLTTGDGMPVLGDGGPITLPPYDRLVIAGDGTISIVPQGGDPTQMQMVDRLKLVSTNGSAVAKGLDGLFRPQSGGTLGADPQAAVRQGAIEGSNVNVSTTLIDMIEASRDWDMQVKMMSSAQDIDKASADLMRFD